One genomic segment of Arcobacter porcinus includes these proteins:
- a CDS encoding NAD(P)H-dependent oxidoreductase — protein sequence MEKTFMEAMDFRHACKVFDETKKIDDKTINYILEAGRKSPSSFGQEPWKFLVITNQELKEQLRPACWNQVQITSCSHLVVILAKIEDVKAESSEVLRKFNRRGLPQDAVEAYVAKYANHLKDDFVSDKTTFAWSARQTYIALGNMMTAAAVKGVDSCPIEGFEKDKLEKLLNLDTRKYQVSVVLPFGYRINEQSKQLREEIKDIVEFIN from the coding sequence ATGGAAAAAACATTTATGGAAGCTATGGATTTTAGACATGCTTGTAAAGTATTTGATGAAACAAAAAAGATTGATGATAAAACAATTAACTATATTTTAGAAGCTGGTAGAAAATCACCATCATCTTTTGGACAAGAACCTTGGAAATTTTTAGTTATAACTAATCAAGAATTAAAAGAGCAGTTAAGACCAGCTTGTTGGAATCAAGTACAGATTACATCTTGTTCACACCTTGTTGTTATATTAGCAAAAATTGAAGATGTAAAAGCAGAAAGTAGTGAAGTATTAAGAAAGTTTAATAGAAGAGGTTTACCACAAGATGCTGTTGAAGCATATGTAGCAAAATATGCAAATCATTTAAAAGATGATTTTGTTTCAGATAAAACAACATTTGCATGGAGTGCAAGACAAACTTATATTGCTTTAGGAAATATGATGACAGCTGCTGCTGTAAAAGGTGTAGATTCTTGTCCTATTGAAGGATTTGAAAAAGATAAGCTAGAAAAACTTTTGAATCTTGATACAAGAAAATATCAAGTATCAGTTGTATTACCTTTTGGATATAGAATCAATGAACAAAGTAAACAATTAAGAGAAGAGATTAAAGATATAGTTGAGTTCATAAACTAA
- a CDS encoding AEC family transporter, whose amino-acid sequence MENILLILFALFLGYMLKRLNIMHKDGSIALNNFVLYVSYPAIVLLQTPKINFSFELMIPVLIAWSVMTLSAVLILVLSKIFDFSKEVTGSLMLVAVLTNSSFLGIPLIETYMPDENFMPYLLVYDQLGTFLAFAIYGTFIVSIYTSKTKITFKLITVKVITFPPFLCLVIALFFVGVEFHPTITKVLEAFAITTVPVALVAAGLQMQLKLPKDDIKPFSVALIIKLIFAPIVAIIVCKIFGWKGLASDVSILEASMAPMITAGAIAAMAGLAPRLSYAIIGYGILISFGTTYIVSLLL is encoded by the coding sequence ATGGAAAATATACTACTAATTTTATTCGCTCTATTTTTAGGATACATGTTAAAACGTCTTAACATTATGCACAAAGATGGTTCTATTGCTTTAAATAACTTTGTACTTTATGTATCTTATCCTGCAATTGTACTTTTACAAACGCCTAAGATAAACTTCTCTTTTGAACTTATGATTCCAGTTTTAATAGCTTGGAGTGTTATGACATTAAGTGCAGTTTTAATACTTGTTTTATCAAAAATATTTGATTTTTCTAAAGAGGTAACTGGAAGTTTAATGCTTGTTGCTGTTTTAACAAATAGCTCGTTTTTAGGAATTCCTTTAATTGAAACTTATATGCCAGATGAAAACTTTATGCCTTATTTACTTGTATATGATCAACTTGGAACTTTCTTGGCTTTTGCTATTTATGGTACATTTATAGTATCTATTTATACAAGTAAAACAAAAATTACTTTTAAATTAATTACAGTAAAAGTAATAACTTTCCCACCTTTTTTATGTCTAGTTATTGCACTGTTTTTCGTAGGTGTTGAGTTTCATCCAACTATTACAAAAGTTTTAGAAGCTTTTGCTATTACAACTGTTCCTGTTGCTTTAGTTGCTGCTGGTTTACAAATGCAACTAAAACTTCCAAAAGATGATATAAAGCCTTTTTCTGTTGCTTTAATTATTAAACTTATTTTTGCTCCAATTGTTGCAATTATTGTTTGTAAGATATTTGGATGGAAAGGTTTAGCAAGTGATGTATCAATTCTTGAAGCTTCTATGGCTCCTATGATAACAGCAGGTGCAATAGCTGCAATGGCTGGTCTTGCACCAAGACTTAGTTATGCAATTATTGGTTATGGTATTTTAATATCATTTGGAACAACATATATTGTTTCTTTATTATTATAA
- a CDS encoding DsbC family protein, whose protein sequence is MLRQLKLASILTLFIAVFAQADIIKLKQNEILEFEKLELFKRANIKVEKGFDAGTFYILNISVQGNKDEVFLTKDKKYIISGSVIESSSGKPLKAPADLSSLKGKEVFTYGNGKEELILFTDPECPYCKKFESYFPQLKDKVKIKVFFYPLDFHPKAREISKYILSKKTEKEKIDAFFEFDIGSDLSKVDNAKYSKTEEERLNKLLNEQIDLGIKLGVQGTPSLYDKNGQNVIWIQLLDKYGIKLD, encoded by the coding sequence ATGTTAAGGCAATTAAAATTAGCTTCAATTTTAACTCTGTTTATTGCAGTTTTTGCACAAGCAGATATTATAAAATTAAAGCAAAATGAGATACTGGAGTTTGAAAAACTAGAACTATTCAAAAGAGCGAATATAAAAGTTGAAAAAGGTTTTGATGCTGGAACATTCTATATTTTAAATATAAGTGTTCAAGGGAATAAGGATGAAGTTTTCCTTACAAAAGATAAAAAATATATTATTAGTGGTTCAGTTATTGAAAGCTCAAGTGGAAAACCTCTTAAAGCTCCTGCTGATTTATCTTCTTTAAAAGGTAAAGAAGTATTTACTTATGGAAATGGGAAAGAAGAGTTAATCTTATTTACAGATCCAGAATGTCCTTATTGTAAAAAATTTGAGTCATATTTTCCTCAATTAAAAGATAAAGTAAAAATCAAAGTATTTTTCTATCCTTTAGATTTTCATCCAAAAGCAAGAGAAATAAGTAAATATATTTTAAGTAAAAAAACAGAAAAAGAGAAGATAGATGCTTTCTTTGAGTTTGATATAGGAAGTGATTTATCAAAAGTTGATAATGCTAAATATTCAAAAACAGAAGAAGAAAGATTAAATAAACTTTTAAATGAACAAATTGACTTAGGTATAAAACTTGGTGTTCAAGGAACTCCTTCTTTATATGATAAAAATGGTCAAAATGTAATTTGGATACAACTTTTAGATAAATATGGAATTAAATTAGATTAA